A stretch of Henckelia pumila isolate YLH828 chromosome 4, ASM3356847v2, whole genome shotgun sequence DNA encodes these proteins:
- the LOC140864341 gene encoding VAN3-binding protein-like isoform X1, translating to MEKPRLQPIFRPPETPTEPMEFLARSWSVSALEISKVLATPPPKLLPKNNPPDGVVRGGGGAIQEDVSAELEAASATVSGNPFSFASSETSQLVMERIMSHSQEVSPRTSGRLSHSSGPLNGGQSCGSLTDSPPVSPSEIDESKYSQLSTITSNQYKAGAVNGTGLGGGGKTVGRWLKDRREKKKEEARAHNAQLHASISVAGVAAAIAAIAAATAASSAAGKDEQMAKTDMAVASAATLVAAQCVEAAEVMGAEREILASVVSSAVNVRSAGDIMTLTAAAATALRGAATLKARALKDVWNIAAVIPVDKGMGATNNGSNGSLNGSFSGELVAEENFLGICSRELLARGGELLKRTRKGDLHWKIVSVYINRMGQVTLKMKSRHVAGTITKKKKNVVLEVLRDIPAWAGRHLLEGGEHRRYFALKTVARGVVEFECRNQREYDIWTQGVSRLLSIAAEKNSRHKI from the exons ATGGAGAAGCCTCGACTTCAGCCAATTTTCAGGCCCCCGGAGACTCCAACTGAGCCAATGGAGTTTCTGGCCCGTTCTTGGAGCGTTTCAGCTCTTGAAATCTCTAAAGTTTTAGCCACGCCACCACCCAAGCTTCTACCTAAGAATAACCCACCAGACGGTGTCGTCAGAGGTGGCGGTGGAGCCATCCAAGAAGATGTCTCCGCCGAGCTGGAGGCTGCTTCAGCCACTGTTTCTGGGAACCCTTTTTCTTTTGCTTCTTCGGAGACGTCTCAGCTTGTCATGGAGCGGATCATGTCTCATTCT CAGGAGGTATCACCGCGCACTTCAGGAAGGCTATCCCACAGCAGTGGCCCTCTCAATGGAGGCCAGAGCTGTGGCTCTCTAACTGACAGTCCCCCTGTCTCCCCCTCTGAAATTGATGAATCCAAG TACTCTCAGTTAAGCACTATCACGAGCAACCAGTACAAGGCTGGTGCTGTCAATGGCACTGGCCTTGGTGGTGGAGGGAAAACTGTGGGGAGGTGGTTGAAGGATCGAAGGGAGAAGAAGAAAGAGGAGGCGAGGGCTCACAACGCTCAGCTCCATGCTTCCATTTCAGTGGCAGGGGTAGCGGCTGCTATTGCTGCAATTGCAGCTGCCACTGCTGCATCATCTGCAGCAGGAAAAGATGAACAGATGGCGAAAACCGACATGGCTGTTGCATCGGCTGCCACATTGGTGGCCGCACAGTGCGTCGAAGCCGCCGAGGTTATGGGGGCTGAGCGAGAAATCTTGGCATCAGTAGTGAGTTCAGCCGTCAATGTTCGGTCAGCAGGTGATATCATGACTTTGACAGCAGCTGCAGCTACGG CTTTGCGTGGTGCTGCAACCTTGAAGGCAAGGGCATTGAAGGACGTGTGGAATATTGCAGCAGTGATCCCAGTGGACAAAGGGATGGGAGCTACAAATAATGGGAGTAATGGAAGTTTGAATGGTAGTTTTAGCGGTGAACTTGTTGCCGAGGAAAATTTCCTTGGCATTTGCAGTAGAGAATTGCTCGCGAGGGGCGGCGAACTTCTGAAGAGAACCCGAAAGG GTGATCTTCATTGGAAAATTGTGTCTGTTTACATCAACAGAATGGGACAG GTGACGCTAAAGATGAAGAGTAGACATGTTGCTGGGACCATaaccaaaaagaaaaaga ATGTAGTGTTGGAAGTGTTGAGGGATATTCCGGCTTGGGCTGGGCGCCACTTGCTTGAAGGCGGTGAGCATCGTAGATACTTCGCGTTGAAGACTGTTGCACGGGGAGTCGTCGAATTCGAGTGCAGGAATCAAAGGGAGTATGATATTTGGACTCAAGGTGTTTCAAGATTACTCTCAATCGCTGCAGAGAAGAACAGTAGACACAAGATTTGA
- the LOC140864341 gene encoding VAN3-binding protein-like isoform X2 translates to MEKPRLQPIFRPPETPTEPMEFLARSWSVSALEISKVLATPPPKLLPKNNPPDGVVRGGGGAIQEDVSAELEAASATVSGNPFSFASSETSQLVMERIMSHSEVSPRTSGRLSHSSGPLNGGQSCGSLTDSPPVSPSEIDESKYSQLSTITSNQYKAGAVNGTGLGGGGKTVGRWLKDRREKKKEEARAHNAQLHASISVAGVAAAIAAIAAATAASSAAGKDEQMAKTDMAVASAATLVAAQCVEAAEVMGAEREILASVVSSAVNVRSAGDIMTLTAAAATALRGAATLKARALKDVWNIAAVIPVDKGMGATNNGSNGSLNGSFSGELVAEENFLGICSRELLARGGELLKRTRKGDLHWKIVSVYINRMGQVTLKMKSRHVAGTITKKKKNVVLEVLRDIPAWAGRHLLEGGEHRRYFALKTVARGVVEFECRNQREYDIWTQGVSRLLSIAAEKNSRHKI, encoded by the exons ATGGAGAAGCCTCGACTTCAGCCAATTTTCAGGCCCCCGGAGACTCCAACTGAGCCAATGGAGTTTCTGGCCCGTTCTTGGAGCGTTTCAGCTCTTGAAATCTCTAAAGTTTTAGCCACGCCACCACCCAAGCTTCTACCTAAGAATAACCCACCAGACGGTGTCGTCAGAGGTGGCGGTGGAGCCATCCAAGAAGATGTCTCCGCCGAGCTGGAGGCTGCTTCAGCCACTGTTTCTGGGAACCCTTTTTCTTTTGCTTCTTCGGAGACGTCTCAGCTTGTCATGGAGCGGATCATGTCTCATTCT GAGGTATCACCGCGCACTTCAGGAAGGCTATCCCACAGCAGTGGCCCTCTCAATGGAGGCCAGAGCTGTGGCTCTCTAACTGACAGTCCCCCTGTCTCCCCCTCTGAAATTGATGAATCCAAG TACTCTCAGTTAAGCACTATCACGAGCAACCAGTACAAGGCTGGTGCTGTCAATGGCACTGGCCTTGGTGGTGGAGGGAAAACTGTGGGGAGGTGGTTGAAGGATCGAAGGGAGAAGAAGAAAGAGGAGGCGAGGGCTCACAACGCTCAGCTCCATGCTTCCATTTCAGTGGCAGGGGTAGCGGCTGCTATTGCTGCAATTGCAGCTGCCACTGCTGCATCATCTGCAGCAGGAAAAGATGAACAGATGGCGAAAACCGACATGGCTGTTGCATCGGCTGCCACATTGGTGGCCGCACAGTGCGTCGAAGCCGCCGAGGTTATGGGGGCTGAGCGAGAAATCTTGGCATCAGTAGTGAGTTCAGCCGTCAATGTTCGGTCAGCAGGTGATATCATGACTTTGACAGCAGCTGCAGCTACGG CTTTGCGTGGTGCTGCAACCTTGAAGGCAAGGGCATTGAAGGACGTGTGGAATATTGCAGCAGTGATCCCAGTGGACAAAGGGATGGGAGCTACAAATAATGGGAGTAATGGAAGTTTGAATGGTAGTTTTAGCGGTGAACTTGTTGCCGAGGAAAATTTCCTTGGCATTTGCAGTAGAGAATTGCTCGCGAGGGGCGGCGAACTTCTGAAGAGAACCCGAAAGG GTGATCTTCATTGGAAAATTGTGTCTGTTTACATCAACAGAATGGGACAG GTGACGCTAAAGATGAAGAGTAGACATGTTGCTGGGACCATaaccaaaaagaaaaaga ATGTAGTGTTGGAAGTGTTGAGGGATATTCCGGCTTGGGCTGGGCGCCACTTGCTTGAAGGCGGTGAGCATCGTAGATACTTCGCGTTGAAGACTGTTGCACGGGGAGTCGTCGAATTCGAGTGCAGGAATCAAAGGGAGTATGATATTTGGACTCAAGGTGTTTCAAGATTACTCTCAATCGCTGCAGAGAAGAACAGTAGACACAAGATTTGA